TGAAACATCTGGAGGTTCTTGAGATATGGAATGCTGATACTCTCAGAATTTATCCGGAAAAGCAAAGGATTCAAGAGTCTCTATGCATTGAAAGACTGCGCAACCTTCGTGTTTTGGTGGTTGTTCAGTGTGAATTGCCTGATATGAATTGGCTGGTTTATGCTCCATGCCTTGAGTTTCTTAGAGTCAAAGACTGTTCATCAATTAAACAACTTTTGAATGAAGATTTTGGGGATGAAAGTGCATTCTCATGTCTCACAATGCTACATTTGCAAGACCTTCCGGAGCTGAAGAGCATCATACGTCCACAGCAAGCCTTGGCATTTCCTGTTCTGAAGGAGATCGAAGTGATGAATTGCCCCAGTCTAATGAAGCTCCCTTTCGATTTCAACAGTGCAAAGGAAAGTTTGATTAAAATTAAAGGACAGAGAGAATGGTTGGAAAAGCTGGTTTGGGATGACAATCACGTTGAGAGTTTCTTCAGTTCAAAATTTGTCTCATTGGATGAAATTGTCACTGGAAATGAAGACTCTCTCTCTTCCTTCAGATATGTTTACACTGTCGTCCCTATCTccccaaaatttatattttttaaatttgtagaGTTTCCGAGTTAGAATTCATGTAAGATATCTTCAAAAAGTATTGAATTGAttaactttttttctttctttttctttttggcttGGAAGAACTGGATTTGGCCGACTTAAGTCACTTCAACATGTTAAAACAACATTTTCCCTTTTGTCCCTACAAATCCAGCTTTTTCCAGCAATATTTTCTCTTGCCCCAACTGATAAGCTCCGAGTATTCACATGTAGTTTTTAAAGACAATCCACAAATTCTAATTACTTGAATAAAGTACACTTTTTTAATGACAAGAAAACGAAGAGAAAAGCTATTGAAAACAACTAGTAAAGATGCATAAGTTGATCCGTGATATATGGTGTTGTTAATTGTGATTATTTTAGCTTGTGAAGAAGAGAAGAACAAACTTATGGAAAAAAGAGAAAGTGTAAAAGCCAGCTGGTGCTTACAAATTTGGAAAAGTTGCAAAAAGGATATGACATTGTGTTTGTGGGTTCTGGGGTCACAATGTCACATGAAATTGAAACAGTCTAGCTGGAGTAGTAAAGTAAGTGCTGTCCTGTCCTAACCTCATCATttattgggtttttttttcatttcattctatctttatattttttatgtgAATCGTTTGAATCTATGGGATGATGATGCCTTAGGATTGAGGAATACCATGGACTTGTCAGGTAATGGAAATCTTAATCTGCAGCCTTGTTGTCTCAGGGAAAACGCCTGCAATCTCATCATGACAAGCCTGGCGTTTTTTCTTGCACGCAACGGAAAATGAGGCCAATACATTAATTATGTCCATATTTTATTTGTTACCTCATTCGTGAGAGATTTCAGCTCCAAACATGGCACGAGAAAACGACAATGGACCCGTGGACGGCCCCATAGTATGGATCTCCATAATCATCCAACGGCTAACATCGAACGTGGTTCTTTTGACTTTTATATTACTTGTATTAATTCACTACCACCAAAAGTCATATAACTCTAGTACAAAATTAGAAAGAAGCCAGGGAATTTAGCCaaccaatttttttatattttacgtACTCAAGATGGAGAATTATTCATTTTTTACAAATTCATAGTTGAATTAAATGCCTAGAAAGCTATATTGAACAATTTATCAACTCTAGAACAGTAAAGTAAAGGCATGGAACTTAGCACAAATAAAGTAAACAAAATTCTTTATATACATAAATCTCAAAACATCAAGTGTCAACAACTAAAAACATGTTACATCCTCggactgttttttttttatatatatatatatatattcttttagaGCTCTAAGCAACACCCTGATTGAACATGACTCGAATACTCCTCCGGTACTAATGTTTTTGTCCACGTATACTGCTTCGTGTCTAACATGTAAGCAGTGTGGGGCTCACCGAACATGGGCGAGCCAATCACCAGTAGCTTATCTTGCCAGGTAACAACATAAGCGATTTCTCGCATCTCATTAGGCAAATTGCCTATTACTTTCCACGTGTCGTTTTCCAATGCCGCCACCTCACCTGTTCGACACATGTACATGAGTCCATTGCCACCGGAGACACAAGTCCTCGGGCATGAGCTGGCTTCCAAGAAGTCCTCGTGGACTGGGTCCCACTTCCACGTGGAAACATCAAAAGCTTCCGCGCTGCTCTCGAATTGGCCTTGCATCTCGGTGCGGTATCCACCGATGACGTGGACCTTGCCACAGTGGAACACACCTTTGCACTCGTCACGTTCTCTTGCCATGTCGGGCATGGGCAACCACACATCTTTCGCCACGTCATACGCCATGGCTGACTTCAAGGCATTTTTCTGATCATCGTGTCCACCTGCGACGAAGACCATAAACTCAGACGCCACGCAACCGAAGAACGACCTCGGTACACCTGGCATGTCGGTCCCACGGCGCCACTGAGCCTGgacaaaatcgtaaatatacacggCAGTGGAGGCCGTCCAGGTCCTCGGGTCCCACCCGCCCATAACAATAACATCGGATCCGACCCGAACGATCTGGCAAAACAGGGGAAGCCCTTCGGTCAATCCGAAACTGGGATTCAATTCCGACCAACGACCCGTCTCCGGCTCAAAA
This genomic interval from Humulus lupulus chromosome 8, drHumLupu1.1, whole genome shotgun sequence contains the following:
- the LOC133796121 gene encoding F-box/kelch-repeat protein At1g80440 gives rise to the protein MELIPGLPDDIARECLIRANHQEFPTIASTCRAWMAEIQHPDFFQRRKAVGLSRNLIVMAQAMVQPGRESRSATTKYLATPTYRLTVFEPETGRWSELNPSFGLTEGLPLFCQIVRVGSDVIVMGGWDPRTWTASTAVYIYDFVQAQWRRGTDMPGVPRSFFGCVASEFMVFVAGGHDDQKNALKSAMAYDVAKDVWLPMPDMARERDECKGVFHCGKVHVIGGYRTEMQGQFESSAEAFDVSTWKWDPVHEDFLEASSCPRTCVSGGNGLMYMCRTGEVAALENDTWKVIGNLPNEMREIAYVVTWQDKLLVIGSPMFGEPHTAYMLDTKQYTWTKTLVPEEYSSHVQSGCCLEL